A single genomic interval of Agarivorans aestuarii harbors:
- a CDS encoding LysR family transcriptional regulator produces MSNTKQLSLFVDVVQQGSFVKAAALHNMDNSLLSKQIKKLETELGVQLLNRSTRSFSLTPAGEEIFDKALLLLDTLGDIQIIADSYQLEPKGTLRIVAPIFFGQQYLQPVVSQFMKQYPQVKISMVLEDRRSDIIADHFDLAFRIGKLSASNLIAKKLANTHFALVASKSFVEQHGMPETPEQLLALPAVVYSNGERVLDHIKLGATPHSEPNQSYRMRGNYKVSDVRALMGAVCDGLGYSMIDLFNLEASTETLGLVPLLTNYQISTMDTGIYAVYPHRKQTVLVKEFIGAVQQYIGTPPFWLEHLPNYQQLYK; encoded by the coding sequence ATGTCGAATACCAAGCAATTGTCTTTGTTTGTTGATGTTGTGCAGCAAGGTTCATTTGTTAAAGCTGCTGCCTTGCACAATATGGATAATTCTTTGCTCTCTAAGCAGATAAAAAAGTTAGAAACTGAACTTGGTGTGCAGCTACTTAATCGTTCTACCCGTTCCTTTTCCTTAACTCCAGCTGGTGAAGAGATTTTCGATAAAGCCTTGCTGTTGTTAGATACCTTGGGCGACATTCAGATTATTGCTGACTCTTACCAACTGGAGCCTAAGGGCACCTTAAGAATTGTCGCGCCAATATTTTTTGGCCAGCAATACTTACAACCCGTGGTATCGCAGTTTATGAAGCAATACCCACAGGTAAAAATTAGCATGGTATTGGAAGATCGCCGCTCAGACATTATTGCCGACCACTTTGATTTGGCATTTCGTATTGGAAAGCTGAGCGCCTCTAACTTGATTGCAAAAAAGTTAGCAAATACTCACTTTGCTTTGGTTGCCTCTAAAAGCTTTGTTGAGCAGCACGGTATGCCCGAAACGCCAGAACAATTATTGGCGTTACCCGCAGTTGTGTATAGCAATGGTGAGCGGGTGCTCGATCATATCAAACTAGGTGCAACTCCACATAGTGAACCCAATCAAAGCTATCGAATGCGTGGCAATTATAAGGTAAGCGATGTACGAGCCTTAATGGGTGCGGTGTGTGATGGTTTAGGCTACAGCATGATTGACTTGTTTAATCTTGAGGCTTCAACCGAAACTTTGGGTTTAGTGCCACTGCTTACCAACTACCAAATTTCTACCATGGATACAGGCATTTATGCGGTGTATCCACATCGCAAGCAAACGGTGTTAGTGAAAGAGTTTATTGGTGCTGTGCAGCAATATATTGGTACTCCACCATTTTGGCTTGAGCACCTACCCAACTACCAACAGCTATATAAATAA
- a CDS encoding efflux RND transporter periplasmic adaptor subunit, protein MKKLAIKPILMAIGLLVLSLATIVILEPKAIEDAPAKVGYLPLSAVEVSPTNYQPKLLLSGITKARWFNQVKAQSSGQIINFDEQLTPGSLVSKQQLLLKVDPIHLQAELSAALSQIKLAELNYQREKHEQTVALSMLSNTASSAFARREPQLAAAKAELAQAKSSYQSILQRLHDSQVDAPFNAIIINSYVSPKQQLDVGDPLFDIASSESIDITLPVSELHWSRIQASLAEPQITIIDRQNKTWPASVRYIAPQVDATTRQRQVVLSVAKPYQSKPRLLPEQQVNIQVSLSVQSAVAKLPMSALTKDGEVWTIDSKQQLQLEQVTILDENESTVWLKFVNQPEQTRSVVVYPLPSLLPGLRVKPSFVQESQI, encoded by the coding sequence GTGAAAAAACTGGCGATTAAACCCATCTTAATGGCGATAGGCTTATTAGTACTCTCGTTAGCCACCATTGTAATTTTGGAACCGAAAGCAATAGAAGATGCTCCCGCGAAGGTTGGTTATCTACCTCTTAGCGCGGTAGAGGTAAGCCCCACTAATTATCAGCCCAAATTGTTATTAAGCGGCATTACCAAGGCCCGTTGGTTTAACCAAGTTAAAGCCCAAAGCAGTGGCCAGATTATTAACTTTGATGAGCAGTTAACCCCCGGCAGTTTAGTCTCTAAACAACAACTGTTGCTTAAAGTCGACCCCATTCATTTGCAAGCCGAGCTTAGCGCGGCCTTAAGCCAAATAAAGCTAGCCGAACTTAACTACCAGCGAGAAAAGCACGAACAAACCGTTGCGCTTAGTATGTTATCTAATACAGCCAGTTCGGCCTTTGCTCGACGCGAACCTCAATTGGCGGCAGCCAAAGCCGAGCTAGCCCAAGCCAAAAGCAGCTACCAAAGTATTCTGCAACGCCTGCACGATAGCCAAGTAGACGCGCCGTTTAACGCCATCATCATTAATAGCTACGTTAGCCCCAAGCAGCAATTAGATGTGGGCGATCCACTGTTTGATATAGCTTCAAGCGAAAGCATCGACATTACCTTGCCAGTGTCTGAGCTGCACTGGTCGCGGATTCAAGCCAGTTTAGCCGAGCCGCAAATTACCATTATCGACCGCCAAAATAAAACTTGGCCCGCCAGCGTGCGTTATATTGCGCCACAAGTAGACGCCACCACTCGCCAACGGCAAGTGGTGTTAAGTGTGGCTAAGCCCTATCAAAGCAAACCTCGGCTATTGCCCGAGCAACAAGTAAACATTCAGGTCAGTTTAAGTGTGCAATCTGCGGTGGCCAAACTGCCAATGAGCGCATTAACCAAAGATGGCGAAGTATGGACCATCGACAGCAAGCAACAATTACAGCTTGAACAAGTAACAATTCTGGATGAAAACGAAAGCACAGTATGGCTAAAGTTTGTCAATCAGCCGGAGCAAACTCGCAGCGTAGTAGTTTATCCCCTGCCCTCATTACTACCGGGATTACGCGTTAAGCCAAGCTTTGTGCAGGAGAGCCAAATATGA
- a CDS encoding efflux RND transporter permease subunit: MRQLSHWFLHNNVAANLLMLAIIVAGMLSLSHLRVESFPQIAPSSLVISVAYPGGTAEQIDQSVTQRIEQAIGDLTGIKQIVSESSAGFSQVRVRKTSGTDLNRLIEDVRNRVNAIANFPVQAESPQISRDEYTNLAAFVIISAPRPDQQLQPIARQVELALKKHPKIAKVSNWGARMPLIVIEPKLEQLKNYRLSLEELSTRIEQMSIETRSGELKSARGRMVLRGDGYADNLQELKQLGILSSPTGSVTLGDLAHVYRDYEASGSIVRNNGESAIALLISTSQQDNLLEVSQAVKQVLGQQAEHLPNDVSLSTMADMAPYIEDQLSRLADNAWQGLLIVLILLGIFLELKVAIWVAMGIPVAIAGTFAAMGFMNYSINDITLFGIILVLGILVDDAVVVGESIHEQRSKSKQALKATWRGLESVSVATVFGALTTIAAFSPMLWIDNELAKLLASFSAVVIFALIFSLIESKLILPAHLAAIRYPSTANKQSASWFRRVQQLAQAGLNRFSQKIYSPILSKAIDNKTATLISFFALVLLAYGFWSTGLIRSAIFPEIPGRYISANVSLEDGAPLPLQQKTLFKLEQSALQLNQQVQEKYQLQQHPISNLLIWSDGYGSIEATLEISNEALSNLPNNLLLNQWRELNGSIEGAYSSEFTADDEPAGGTSLAISAEDRQLAVLAATALSEQVSRLAGAQDVRHDARGGSQQLRIELNDFGRQLGLTQRQLALFAGGAFGEREIHRLLQQGQETKVIVRYNHSQKTTTQQLLATPIFLENGESLMLGDVAKLRFEQHAEVLYRRNQEQVVNLYWRQDRGVQSPEEVLAKLHPIFKDIEQRYPGVSINPDGEFEELGEVQAGFKSAMIMTLLLIYILLAVPLKSYWQPLIIMAVIPFGFAGAIFGHGIMDLPLSILSMFGMMAMTGIVINDSLVLITRFNQYYRAGMPLKQALIKAGTSRLRAIFLTTITTVCGLLPLLLESAEQAQYLKPAAVSLVFGELFATGVTLVIIPTLLGVFTRRDVAKLPAKVAVFNS; the protein is encoded by the coding sequence ATGAGACAGCTAAGCCATTGGTTTTTGCATAATAACGTCGCGGCAAACCTCCTTATGCTGGCAATTATTGTGGCGGGGATGCTCTCGCTTAGCCATTTAAGGGTTGAATCCTTTCCTCAAATTGCGCCGTCGAGTTTGGTTATTAGCGTTGCCTATCCCGGTGGAACCGCCGAACAAATTGACCAAAGCGTTACCCAGCGTATCGAGCAAGCCATTGGTGATTTAACTGGCATTAAACAAATAGTGAGCGAATCTTCAGCGGGCTTTTCTCAAGTGAGAGTGCGTAAAACCTCTGGTACCGATTTAAACCGTTTAATAGAAGATGTTCGCAATCGGGTAAATGCCATTGCTAACTTTCCGGTACAGGCAGAAAGCCCGCAAATAAGCCGTGATGAATACACCAACCTTGCAGCATTTGTGATTATCTCCGCCCCTCGGCCCGACCAACAATTGCAGCCGATTGCTCGCCAAGTAGAGCTAGCCCTGAAGAAGCACCCCAAAATAGCCAAAGTTAGCAATTGGGGGGCGCGTATGCCCCTAATTGTTATTGAGCCAAAATTAGAGCAGCTTAAAAACTACCGGCTGAGCTTAGAAGAACTGTCGACACGCATTGAACAAATGTCGATAGAAACCCGCAGCGGTGAACTAAAAAGCGCCCGCGGCCGCATGGTGTTGCGCGGCGATGGCTACGCCGACAATCTGCAAGAACTCAAGCAGCTAGGCATTTTATCTAGCCCAACCGGCAGCGTAACCTTGGGTGATTTAGCCCATGTTTATCGCGATTACGAAGCCAGCGGTTCAATTGTACGTAATAACGGCGAGTCTGCCATTGCTTTGCTCATTAGCACCAGCCAACAAGACAACTTACTCGAAGTAAGCCAAGCGGTTAAACAAGTACTTGGCCAACAAGCAGAGCATTTACCAAATGATGTAAGCCTATCCACCATGGCCGACATGGCGCCCTATATCGAGGACCAACTCAGCCGATTAGCCGACAACGCCTGGCAAGGTTTGCTGATTGTGTTAATTCTGCTGGGCATATTCTTAGAGCTAAAAGTGGCAATTTGGGTAGCGATGGGTATTCCGGTCGCTATCGCGGGTACCTTTGCCGCCATGGGTTTTATGAACTACAGCATTAACGACATCACCCTATTTGGCATTATTTTGGTATTAGGAATTTTAGTCGACGACGCCGTAGTGGTGGGCGAAAGCATTCACGAACAACGCAGTAAAAGTAAGCAAGCACTAAAGGCTACATGGCGCGGCTTAGAGTCGGTCTCTGTTGCTACGGTATTTGGCGCACTAACCACCATTGCTGCGTTTTCACCCATGTTATGGATAGATAACGAGCTAGCCAAATTACTCGCTAGTTTTTCAGCGGTAGTTATTTTTGCCCTGATCTTTTCCCTAATCGAAAGTAAATTGATTTTGCCGGCCCATTTAGCGGCAATTCGCTACCCCTCAACAGCCAATAAGCAATCGGCATCGTGGTTTCGCCGAGTACAACAGCTGGCTCAAGCTGGGCTCAATCGCTTTAGCCAAAAAATCTATAGCCCCATATTGAGCAAAGCCATCGATAACAAAACCGCTACCCTTATTAGCTTTTTTGCCTTAGTGCTTTTAGCTTACGGCTTTTGGTCTACAGGGCTTATTCGTAGTGCTATTTTCCCAGAAATTCCCGGTCGTTATATCAGTGCCAACGTAAGTTTGGAAGACGGCGCTCCACTGCCCCTACAACAAAAAACCTTGTTTAAATTAGAACAAAGCGCACTGCAACTAAACCAGCAAGTTCAAGAGAAATATCAGTTACAGCAACACCCCATTAGCAACCTACTCATTTGGTCAGACGGTTACGGCTCGATAGAAGCCACCTTAGAAATTAGTAATGAAGCGCTTAGCAACTTGCCAAACAACTTATTACTTAATCAGTGGCGCGAACTTAACGGCAGTATAGAAGGGGCTTACTCCAGTGAGTTTACCGCCGACGATGAACCAGCGGGCGGCACTAGCCTTGCCATTAGCGCAGAAGATCGCCAACTTGCAGTATTAGCCGCTACCGCACTAAGCGAACAAGTTAGTCGCCTAGCGGGCGCGCAAGATGTGCGCCACGATGCACGTGGCGGTAGCCAACAATTGCGCATAGAGCTAAACGACTTTGGCCGCCAACTAGGCTTAACTCAACGACAACTAGCACTATTTGCCGGCGGCGCCTTTGGCGAGCGTGAAATCCACCGTTTGTTGCAACAAGGCCAAGAAACCAAAGTTATCGTGCGTTATAACCACAGCCAAAAAACCACTACCCAACAGCTTCTCGCCACGCCGATATTTTTAGAAAACGGCGAATCATTAATGCTGGGCGACGTGGCTAAGCTGCGTTTTGAGCAACACGCAGAAGTGCTCTATCGCCGCAATCAAGAGCAAGTAGTTAATTTGTACTGGCGCCAAGACCGCGGCGTTCAATCACCCGAAGAGGTGCTAGCCAAGCTACACCCCATTTTTAAAGACATTGAACAACGCTACCCAGGAGTAAGCATAAACCCCGATGGCGAGTTTGAAGAGCTAGGCGAGGTACAAGCAGGATTTAAATCGGCCATGATCATGACCCTGCTGTTGATCTACATTTTGTTGGCAGTGCCTTTAAAATCTTATTGGCAGCCGCTCATCATTATGGCGGTTATCCCTTTTGGTTTTGCTGGCGCCATATTTGGCCACGGCATTATGGACTTGCCCTTAAGCATTTTGTCGATGTTTGGCATGATGGCCATGACCGGTATCGTAATTAACGATTCACTGGTGCTCATTACCCGCTTCAACCAATATTACCGCGCTGGCATGCCTTTAAAACAAGCTTTAATTAAAGCCGGCACTAGTCGCTTACGGGCAATATTTTTAACCACCATCACCACCGTGTGTGGCCTGCTCCCTTTATTGTTAGAAAGCGCCGAACAAGCGCAATACCTAAAACCAGCCGCCGTATCTTTAGTGTTTGGCGAGCTGTTTGCCACAGGGGTAACCTTGGTAATTATTCCTACTTTGCTGGGGGTATTTACTCGCCGAGATGTAGCCAAACTCCCGGCAAAAGTGGCCGTGTTTAACTCGTAA
- a CDS encoding heavy metal-binding domain-containing protein: MIFTTTESIAGKPTSEVLGVVTGSVVQSKHIGRDIMAGFKSIVGGEIRGYTEMLSEARDVAIQRMVESAKNKGADAVVGIRFTTSAIMDGSSEIMVFGTAVKLSQ, encoded by the coding sequence ATGATCTTTACTACTACCGAATCAATAGCCGGCAAACCTACTAGCGAAGTATTAGGTGTGGTGACTGGCAGCGTGGTGCAGTCTAAACATATTGGGCGCGATATTATGGCGGGTTTTAAGAGCATAGTGGGTGGCGAAATTCGTGGTTATACCGAAATGCTAAGCGAAGCGCGTGATGTGGCGATTCAACGCATGGTGGAGAGTGCCAAAAACAAAGGTGCTGACGCGGTGGTGGGGATCCGTTTTACTACCAGTGCAATTATGGATGGCTCTTCAGAAATAATGGTGTTTGGCACTGCCGTTAAGTTAAGCCAATAA
- a CDS encoding pyridoxamine 5'-phosphate oxidase family protein, giving the protein MIDKKARLASRLGPEIAEFVASKQSILIASLGEDEFPHSSYSPFICYQGAFYILISDISKHADYLRAHNKAAVMLIDDEADTKQIYARKRLSYDVIAKQVDDEPREQVIDLLEQRHGEIVGNLRQLADFSLFALEPIKGRYVKGFGQAFDIKGLDDVDFVHLKEGHKKRA; this is encoded by the coding sequence ATGATTGATAAAAAAGCACGCTTGGCATCGCGCCTAGGCCCCGAAATAGCAGAGTTTGTTGCTAGCAAGCAGAGTATTTTGATTGCCTCGCTGGGGGAAGATGAATTCCCACATAGCTCGTACTCGCCATTTATTTGTTACCAAGGGGCGTTTTACATTTTAATTAGCGATATTTCCAAGCATGCCGATTACTTGCGCGCTCACAATAAAGCCGCCGTAATGCTAATTGACGACGAAGCCGATACTAAGCAAATTTATGCCCGTAAACGCCTAAGTTACGACGTTATTGCCAAGCAAGTAGACGACGAACCGCGCGAGCAAGTGATTGATTTACTCGAACAGCGCCACGGCGAAATTGTTGGCAACTTACGCCAACTAGCCGACTTTAGCCTGTTTGCTTTAGAACCGATTAAAGGACGTTATGTAAAAGGATTTGGTCAAGCCTTTGATATTAAAGGCCTAGACGATGTCGATTTTGTGCACTTGAAGGAAGGGCATAAAAAGCGGGCTTAA
- the hutX gene encoding heme utilization cystosolic carrier protein HutX: MALTPAEVVEQHSELSVAQLAEKAQCSEAEIVQALPEEWACWLPNEQLQWLMYDLPSWGPMTTIIQVAGSVFEIKDNFPCGKPGHGYYNLMDKQSHLHGHLKLDNIASIALISKPLRGTQSYCFQFFDDNGSTIFKIYLGRDRKRVLLPEQVERFELLKQNMALTELENQQ; this comes from the coding sequence ATGGCCTTAACGCCAGCCGAAGTAGTAGAGCAGCACAGCGAATTAAGTGTGGCTCAATTGGCAGAAAAAGCGCAATGCAGCGAAGCAGAAATTGTACAAGCTCTGCCGGAAGAATGGGCCTGTTGGTTACCTAACGAGCAGCTGCAATGGCTAATGTACGATCTCCCAAGCTGGGGACCAATGACCACCATCATTCAAGTGGCTGGTTCAGTATTTGAAATAAAAGATAACTTTCCTTGTGGTAAACCAGGCCACGGTTATTACAATTTAATGGATAAGCAAAGCCATTTACATGGCCATTTAAAGCTAGACAACATTGCTAGCATTGCCTTAATTAGTAAGCCCTTGCGCGGCACCCAAAGTTACTGTTTTCAGTTCTTTGATGATAATGGCAGCACTATATTTAAGATTTATTTAGGGCGAGATCGCAAACGCGTATTGTTGCCAGAACAAGTAGAACGCTTTGAATTGCTAAAGCAAAACATGGCACTAACGGAACTAGAGAACCAACAGTAA
- a CDS encoding energy transducer TonB has translation MGKLSLAVLISAAIHGYFMYMQPNIKEITQSSGGQTAAPSLSVVAINTSVVATEQTETPSEKALTPETLPVKPLVKPEPASPKALTNKPTPRPVEQKTAEVKPVVKDTPSEKQPPKPREQNQLAQHKPPQPEQVKKTPTEPLKPAAKPDPKREPVEELDTAQASASQVNSQAQTEQGLSKLPRINTQPRFAQPPTAPVYPRVAKKRGLEGTVMVEVWLDPTGRQTKREINSSSGVKSLDKAALKAVKRWQFKGLIVDGQAQASRALIPIRFNLS, from the coding sequence ATGGGGAAGCTTAGTTTGGCCGTGCTAATTTCAGCGGCTATACATGGCTACTTTATGTATATGCAGCCCAACATCAAAGAGATAACACAAAGTAGTGGCGGCCAAACGGCAGCGCCAAGTTTAAGTGTTGTGGCAATAAATACCTCGGTGGTGGCAACAGAACAAACTGAAACACCTTCAGAAAAGGCCTTAACCCCTGAGACTCTGCCAGTAAAGCCCTTAGTAAAACCAGAGCCAGCAAGCCCAAAGGCGCTAACAAACAAGCCTACACCTCGCCCAGTTGAGCAAAAAACAGCGGAAGTAAAACCTGTAGTAAAGGACACACCGAGTGAAAAACAGCCCCCTAAACCTAGAGAGCAAAATCAACTTGCCCAGCATAAACCGCCGCAGCCGGAGCAAGTTAAAAAGACGCCTACAGAACCCCTTAAACCCGCAGCAAAGCCTGATCCTAAGCGCGAGCCTGTTGAAGAGTTAGACACCGCTCAAGCAAGTGCTAGCCAAGTAAATAGTCAGGCGCAAACCGAGCAAGGTTTGTCTAAATTGCCGCGCATTAATACCCAGCCTCGCTTTGCTCAACCGCCTACTGCGCCAGTGTATCCAAGGGTGGCTAAAAAACGCGGTTTAGAAGGCACAGTAATGGTAGAAGTTTGGTTAGACCCAACAGGTCGACAAACCAAACGTGAAATAAACAGTAGTTCGGGCGTAAAAAGCTTGGACAAAGCGGCATTAAAGGCGGTGAAGCGCTGGCAGTTTAAGGGCCTGATTGTAGATGGCCAAGCTCAAGCTTCGCGCGCGCTTATCCCTATTCGTTTCAATTTGAGTTAA
- a CDS encoding MotA/TolQ/ExbB proton channel family protein, with protein MQIISSEQLGALSNILTSEQLGDLRWPIVLCSVLACAIIIERIASLAFTHIAIHQRNWLKLATHLLTSKKAPCKNQKQCFSQSRSLARKAICLLLVHKDQAKNLREEIAAVWLRQQQQKLARGLKALHILALISPLLGLLGTVLGLIEMFDALAVSEQAVNPAMLSQGLGTAMYTTAAGLLVTVPALAFAHGLSLWKDRIIHELETTINQANLMIEGVNTLADDARTLAAFQPEAKTKELEHAPA; from the coding sequence ATGCAAATAATATCTTCTGAACAGCTTGGTGCGCTAAGCAACATTTTAACGTCGGAGCAATTGGGCGATTTACGCTGGCCAATTGTACTTTGCTCGGTATTGGCCTGCGCCATCATCATTGAGCGCATCGCCAGTTTAGCCTTTACTCACATTGCTATTCACCAACGTAACTGGCTTAAGCTTGCCACCCATTTACTTACCAGTAAAAAAGCCCCCTGCAAAAATCAAAAGCAGTGTTTTTCGCAATCTCGCAGTTTGGCGCGCAAAGCCATTTGCTTGTTATTAGTACATAAAGATCAAGCTAAGAACCTACGAGAAGAAATCGCCGCAGTATGGCTGCGCCAGCAGCAACAAAAACTGGCTAGAGGTTTAAAAGCCTTACACATACTGGCCTTAATTAGCCCTTTGTTGGGCTTACTGGGCACGGTACTCGGCTTAATAGAAATGTTTGATGCGCTGGCAGTAAGCGAGCAAGCCGTTAACCCCGCCATGTTATCGCAAGGTTTAGGCACAGCCATGTATACCACTGCCGCTGGCCTATTAGTTACAGTGCCGGCACTGGCTTTTGCTCATGGTTTAAGCCTTTGGAAAGACCGGATTATTCATGAATTAGAAACCACCATTAACCAAGCAAATCTAATGATTGAAGGGGTAAATACTCTTGCCGATGATGCTCGTACTTTAGCGGCATTTCAGCCTGAAGCGAAGACTAAAGAGCTAGAGCACGCGCCAGCATGA
- a CDS encoding ExbD/TolR family protein: MIRIEQQHNSFSMVPDLTALLDIIFIVLVFLLLTANSRVYQMDMDLPSTSQEQSSVASEPAELQLSLFQDNPIWGLDEQRYQTFADFEQAIKQQTSQQSDPSVSLASERQVPVEHLLKMLELLQQLDIKTTQILMEKNND; this comes from the coding sequence ATGATCCGCATCGAACAACAGCACAATAGTTTTAGCATGGTGCCCGACTTAACCGCCCTACTCGATATTATTTTTATCGTATTGGTTTTTTTGCTACTCACCGCTAATAGCCGGGTTTACCAAATGGATATGGATTTACCCAGCACCAGCCAAGAGCAAAGCAGCGTAGCCAGTGAACCTGCCGAGCTGCAGCTTAGTTTGTTTCAAGATAACCCTATTTGGGGCTTGGATGAGCAGCGTTATCAAACGTTTGCCGACTTTGAACAAGCCATAAAACAACAAACTAGTCAGCAAAGTGATCCCAGCGTGAGCTTAGCCAGCGAGCGCCAAGTGCCCGTTGAACACCTATTAAAAATGTTAGAGCTGTTGCAACAGCTAGATATTAAAACCACCCAAATACTTATGGAAAAGAACAATGATTAA
- a CDS encoding heme/hemin ABC transporter substrate-binding protein: MIKRHLSPLFSACLGLSLIASTALQAEPLKRVVSAGANITEIIIALDAEQQIVAVDSTSQLPSNLSLPVVGYHRQLSAEGLLALAPDAVIGSDEMGPDSSLNQLQQAGVQIHRLNSQSTVASLEQRIDALATLLGHPAKATELHQKLKQQLTQLDEYSQSAKPMNTLFFMSHDAKKLLTAGSDTTANSIMELAGAVNLAKPHLNSYKPLSDEAILSMQPELLLFSQRSLDKLGGVQGVLSSFPVLAATPAGKTKAIYAIDGHALIGGLGLASIDEAVRLSQRLQ; this comes from the coding sequence ATGATTAAGCGCCATCTCTCCCCGCTGTTTTCTGCCTGTTTAGGGCTAAGCCTTATTGCCAGCACAGCGCTGCAAGCTGAACCGCTAAAACGCGTAGTAAGCGCTGGCGCTAACATCACTGAAATCATAATTGCCTTAGATGCTGAGCAACAGATTGTTGCGGTAGATTCTACCAGCCAGTTACCCAGCAACCTTTCGCTGCCAGTAGTGGGTTATCATCGCCAACTTAGTGCCGAAGGTTTGTTAGCTCTTGCGCCCGACGCAGTAATTGGCAGTGATGAAATGGGCCCCGACAGCAGTCTTAATCAGCTGCAGCAAGCTGGCGTTCAGATCCACCGATTAAACAGCCAGTCTACGGTTGCCAGCCTAGAGCAGCGGATTGATGCCTTAGCTACACTGCTAGGTCACCCAGCCAAAGCCACGGAGTTGCATCAAAAGCTAAAACAACAGCTAACTCAGCTAGACGAATATTCACAATCGGCCAAGCCAATGAATACTCTGTTTTTTATGAGCCACGATGCGAAAAAGCTACTCACTGCGGGCAGCGATACAACTGCCAATAGCATTATGGAGCTAGCAGGTGCGGTAAACCTCGCCAAACCACATTTAAACAGCTACAAGCCGCTATCAGATGAAGCGATACTTTCTATGCAGCCAGAGCTCTTGCTGTTTAGCCAACGCAGCTTAGATAAATTAGGTGGTGTACAAGGTGTGTTAAGCAGTTTTCCGGTATTAGCTGCGACCCCTGCTGGAAAAACCAAGGCAATTTATGCGATTGATGGACATGCACTTATTGGTGGCTTAGGCTTGGCAAGCATAGATGAAGCGGTGCGCCTAAGCCAACGCTTGCAGTAA
- a CDS encoding FecCD family ABC transporter permease, protein MSLFSQHSANPNALFSGWLLPVALLVLLATALLSVTQGPMSIPVSDALSALLPFNLESDAPAHYQLVVTGIRLPRTLLCIAVGAILAMCGAVMQGLFRNPLADPGIIGVSSGSAAGAAIAIVLLGLVNWQLPDFISALAVPLFAFIGGFVTTVLVYRLGTTPNGTSVVMMLLAGIAVGALSGAGIGLLSYLANDQMLRDLSLWQMGSLAGATWSNIVLAFVTLAILLVVFMRKAQALNALLLGEAEAGHLGIQVQKLKSQLIFFTALGVGIAVSVSGLIGFVGLVVPHLIRMLLGPNHQRLIPYSALLGAALLLLADLLSRLVISPAELPVGIVTALVGAPFFIFLLLQQRQRIA, encoded by the coding sequence ATGTCTCTATTTTCTCAGCATTCGGCTAACCCCAATGCCTTGTTTTCAGGATGGCTACTGCCCGTGGCTTTGCTGGTATTGTTAGCCACTGCGTTGTTGTCTGTCACCCAAGGGCCAATGAGTATTCCGGTGAGTGATGCCCTAAGTGCTTTGCTGCCCTTTAACTTAGAAAGCGATGCACCGGCGCATTATCAATTAGTGGTAACGGGCATTCGCTTACCGCGAACCCTATTATGTATTGCGGTTGGCGCAATATTGGCAATGTGTGGCGCGGTAATGCAAGGGCTATTTCGCAACCCGCTGGCCGACCCCGGCATTATTGGTGTGTCTAGCGGCAGTGCTGCTGGTGCAGCTATCGCGATTGTATTGCTGGGCTTGGTAAACTGGCAACTGCCCGATTTTATTAGCGCCTTAGCAGTGCCACTGTTCGCCTTTATTGGCGGCTTTGTAACAACGGTATTGGTATATCGTTTAGGTACTACACCTAACGGTACTTCGGTAGTAATGATGCTATTAGCCGGTATTGCTGTTGGCGCATTATCTGGCGCAGGCATAGGCTTATTAAGCTATTTAGCCAATGATCAAATGCTACGTGATTTAAGCTTGTGGCAAATGGGTTCCTTAGCTGGCGCCACCTGGAGCAACATAGTATTAGCCTTTGTCACTTTAGCTATTTTGCTAGTGGTATTTATGCGCAAAGCCCAAGCCTTAAATGCTTTGTTGTTAGGCGAAGCCGAAGCTGGCCACTTAGGTATTCAAGTTCAAAAACTTAAAAGCCAATTAATTTTCTTTACTGCTTTAGGTGTTGGTATCGCTGTATCGGTATCAGGTTTAATTGGCTTTGTGGGCTTGGTCGTTCCGCACTTAATTCGCATGCTGCTAGGGCCTAATCATCAACGCTTAATTCCTTATAGCGCATTATTGGGCGCAGCCTTATTGTTACTGGCTGATTTGCTTTCTCGCTTAGTGATAAGCCCTGCCGAGCTGCCTGTTGGCATTGTTACGGCCTTGGTTGGCGCACCGTTTTTCATCTTCTTGCTGTTACAACAGCGCCAGCGAATTGCTTAG